In the genome of Flavobacteriales bacterium, one region contains:
- a CDS encoding TlpA family protein disulfide reductase, which translates to MRFSTSVIGILSVVLFTRCNETGHEFHLSGDSSWEAGVEVEKGVWLPFPFQLHLQPDTLIELRFGEEVIRVDEVKLMPDSFFIRLPLYDSEIRGKRKEGEAGLNGRWYNLSRGKDYILPFRATLVQKEEIKPLPHADYTGRWKVVFNETAPDAYNAIGEFQQSGGTLSGTFLTETGDYRYLTGEATDSGFTLSRFDGAHAFLFACRLEKDGSLSGTYWSGIHSKETWKAVRDDTFQLGNADSLTYLKEGYDRLAFTFPDLEGHLVSMSDPAFQNKVVIVQLMGSWCPNCIDESKFLKEMYERYHDRGLEVVALCFERTDEFEKAVRNVNRIRERLSIPYRFLIAGTADKNAASAALPMINRVMAFPTAIVVARDGRVHEIHTGFSGPGTGIHYMDYKEKTDAMLQELLAQGTP; encoded by the coding sequence ATGAGGTTTTCCACATCCGTCATAGGAATCCTAAGTGTTGTTCTGTTCACAAGATGTAATGAAACCGGACATGAATTTCACCTGTCCGGTGACAGTTCATGGGAAGCGGGCGTGGAAGTCGAAAAAGGCGTTTGGCTTCCTTTTCCTTTCCAACTGCACCTGCAACCCGACACATTGATCGAGCTGCGCTTCGGGGAGGAAGTCATCCGTGTGGATGAAGTTAAACTCATGCCGGACTCATTTTTCATCCGATTGCCCTTGTATGATTCGGAAATCAGGGGAAAACGAAAAGAGGGTGAAGCCGGCCTGAATGGAAGGTGGTACAACCTGTCGCGTGGCAAAGACTACATTCTGCCGTTCAGGGCCACCCTGGTTCAGAAAGAAGAAATCAAACCACTCCCTCATGCAGATTATACGGGACGATGGAAAGTGGTCTTCAATGAAACGGCTCCCGATGCTTACAATGCAATCGGAGAATTTCAGCAATCGGGCGGAACCCTTTCCGGTACATTCCTGACCGAGACCGGCGATTACCGTTACCTGACAGGTGAAGCCACCGATAGCGGTTTCACACTCTCCCGGTTTGATGGGGCGCACGCATTCCTGTTCGCGTGCCGGCTTGAAAAGGATGGTTCACTTTCCGGAACCTATTGGTCAGGCATTCATTCCAAGGAAACCTGGAAAGCGGTTCGCGATGATACCTTTCAATTAGGTAATGCCGACAGCCTGACGTACCTGAAGGAAGGCTACGACAGGCTTGCTTTTACATTCCCCGACCTGGAGGGACATCTGGTATCCATGTCGGATCCTGCATTTCAAAACAAAGTGGTAATTGTGCAGTTGATGGGATCCTGGTGCCCCAACTGCATTGATGAATCAAAATTTCTGAAAGAAATGTACGAACGCTACCACGACCGGGGCCTGGAAGTGGTGGCATTGTGTTTCGAACGCACGGATGAATTCGAAAAAGCGGTCAGAAATGTAAACCGCATCCGCGAGCGGCTTTCCATACCTTACCGGTTTCTGATCGCGGGTACGGCCGACAAGAATGCGGCTTCAGCAGCGCTTCCGATGATCAATCGTGTGATGGCTTTTCCGACCGCCATTGTGGTTGCACGTGATGGACGAGTACACGAGATTCATACCGGTTTTTCAGGGCCCGGCACAGGGATCCATTATATGGATTACAAAGAAAAAACGGATGCGATGTTGCAGGAACTGCTGGCGCAGGGCACCCCTTAG
- the purN gene encoding phosphoribosylglycinamide formyltransferase, with translation MIQLAIFASGSGTNAERIMQHFQSHDAIRVALVLSNNSDAYVLQRAAKFNVPSVVFNRTALNHGDVLQTLKEHKIDFLVLAGFMWLVPADLVRAYEGRIVNIHPALLPKYGGKGMYGDHVHEAVVAAGEKQTGITIHRVNERYDEGAILFQASVEVLPEDTPAEVARKVHELEYRYYPEWIEKAVVSGLPS, from the coding sequence ATGATTCAACTTGCCATTTTCGCTTCAGGATCCGGGACCAATGCCGAACGCATCATGCAGCATTTTCAGTCGCATGACGCGATACGGGTGGCGCTGGTATTATCAAACAATTCCGATGCATATGTTTTGCAACGCGCGGCCAAATTCAATGTGCCTTCGGTGGTTTTCAACCGCACGGCGTTGAACCATGGTGACGTACTTCAAACACTGAAGGAACACAAGATTGATTTCCTGGTGCTGGCCGGTTTCATGTGGCTGGTGCCGGCTGACCTGGTCAGGGCGTATGAGGGGCGGATTGTGAACATTCACCCTGCCTTGCTGCCCAAATACGGTGGCAAAGGCATGTATGGTGATCATGTGCATGAGGCCGTGGTGGCTGCGGGTGAAAAGCAGACCGGAATCACCATCCATCGGGTGAACGAGCGGTATGATGAAGGGGCTATCCTCTTCCAGGCATCGGTAGAAGTATTGCCGGAGGATACACCCGCGGAAGTGGCGCGCAAGGTGCATGAACTGGAATACCGGTATTACCCGGAATGGATTGAAAAAGCGGTGGTATCCGGTCTTCCGTCCTGA
- the rnhA gene encoding ribonuclease HI, protein MAEIIIYTDGAARGNPGPGGYGIVMMSGKHRKELSQGYRHTTNNRMELLSVIVALESLKQQDHQVTVFSDSKYVVDAIQKGWLFDWFKKGFKGKKNVDLWMRFLKIYKKHRVTFRWVKGHADNPFNERCDELAVEAAESGRLLRDEGYEASEEGLFPGASRSEGI, encoded by the coding sequence TTGGCAGAGATAATCATATATACAGATGGTGCGGCACGAGGGAATCCAGGCCCGGGAGGTTATGGCATCGTGATGATGAGCGGCAAGCACCGGAAAGAACTTTCGCAGGGGTATCGCCATACCACCAACAACCGCATGGAGTTGCTGAGTGTGATTGTTGCACTTGAAAGCCTGAAACAGCAGGACCACCAGGTGACGGTATTCTCCGATTCCAAATATGTGGTGGACGCCATTCAGAAGGGTTGGTTATTCGATTGGTTCAAGAAGGGATTCAAAGGAAAGAAGAACGTGGATTTGTGGATGCGCTTCCTGAAGATCTACAAAAAACATCGCGTGACTTTCCGGTGGGTGAAAGGCCATGCCGACAATCCGTTCAATGAGCGGTGTGATGAACTTGCCGTGGAAGCTGCCGAAAGCGGGCGACTGCTACGCGACGAAGGATACGAAGCTTCAGAGGAAGGATTATTTCCCGGAGCTAGCCGCTCTGAAGGCATCTAG
- a CDS encoding HEAT repeat domain-containing protein, producing MMMTSRALLLLAPACLIAFLPACKPGHKIAATPDIAAPTVQLEPAIVTPLMYQPSRTRYTDITNTNLDLKFDWQNQWVLGKAEITAKPHFYPEDTLVLDAQNFDLHAVDMVSNGNHTPLKYRYDGKQISIALSKTYTRDETYVVAIDYTAKPNEGESGGSDAITSDKGLYFINPTGEELNKPKQIWSQGETQANSRWFPTYDSPNDKMTQQIRLTVDTQYVTLSNGLLISQKNNGDGTRTDTWKQTLPHSPYLAMVAVGDFAVVHDKWKNIAVDYYLEHAYEPYARDIFGNTPEMLEFYSNVLGIPYAWEKFSQIIVRDFVSGAMENTTAVVHGEFLQRTRREMIDDDNEDVIAHELFHHWFGDLVTCESWSNLPLNESFATYGEYMWMEHKYGREKADEHLNEDLLNYLGEATYKQVDLIRFYYDDREDMFDGHSYQKGGRVLHMLRKYVGDEAFYASLRKYLEDNKFQNAEIHNLRMAFEAVTGEDLNWFFNQWFLDKGHPRLTFHSYYNDTLHQEIVYVEQTQNPDSTRYFKLPMQVDIYQADGQVVRHAITAEKSSEKFVFDLPEKPYVVNVDAEKMLLCDKKDVKDDAEWRYLYINGPLFMDRLEAVEALAENDTPENRALLTEAMKDKQASIARKALNALSKMELDDSLAFRQQLEDMAQHGNSTDLRASAMRNLAKLYPTDNGVKGLMQTALNDSSYEVLSTALTALCNMDSTQCEKYTSPYETVKNENVQLTIAEMYGKYGVKNKNDYFQQIYPFISGYSRYGFYDSYGNYLEKQPDEVVGSGLDIMQQGARDENQWQVRYAALDGLIRLLVRYYHQENYLKQELASATSGGDNNASDVFIKKDLDVTSAQKKRIVDILEGCEKSEPHKLLAAYITRELDAFRAASSGK from the coding sequence ATGATGATGACATCCCGCGCCCTTCTTCTCCTAGCCCCCGCTTGTTTAATCGCTTTTTTACCGGCCTGTAAACCGGGGCACAAAATTGCAGCCACCCCTGACATTGCCGCACCCACTGTTCAACTTGAACCTGCCATTGTAACACCCCTGATGTACCAGCCCAGCCGCACCCGCTATACCGACATCACCAACACCAACCTGGACCTGAAGTTCGACTGGCAAAACCAATGGGTACTCGGAAAAGCGGAAATCACTGCCAAGCCCCATTTCTATCCGGAAGATACCCTGGTACTGGATGCCCAGAATTTCGACCTGCATGCCGTTGACATGGTCAGCAACGGCAATCACACACCGCTCAAATACCGGTACGATGGAAAGCAGATCTCTATCGCCCTGAGCAAAACCTATACACGGGATGAGACCTATGTCGTGGCTATTGATTACACAGCCAAACCCAATGAAGGAGAATCAGGTGGCAGTGACGCCATCACATCCGACAAAGGACTGTACTTCATCAATCCCACCGGGGAAGAACTCAACAAACCCAAACAGATCTGGTCGCAGGGTGAAACCCAGGCCAACTCCAGGTGGTTCCCCACGTACGACTCGCCCAACGACAAGATGACCCAACAGATCCGCCTCACAGTAGACACACAATATGTGACCCTGTCGAATGGATTGCTGATCTCACAGAAGAACAATGGCGACGGTACCCGCACCGATACCTGGAAACAAACCCTGCCCCACTCACCTTACCTCGCCATGGTAGCCGTGGGTGACTTTGCGGTGGTACACGACAAGTGGAAAAACATTGCGGTGGATTACTACCTCGAACATGCATACGAACCCTACGCCCGCGATATTTTCGGCAACACGCCTGAAATGCTGGAGTTTTATTCGAACGTACTGGGTATACCCTATGCCTGGGAAAAGTTCTCACAGATCATCGTGCGCGACTTCGTTTCCGGTGCAATGGAAAACACAACCGCCGTTGTACACGGAGAATTCCTGCAGCGCACCCGCCGCGAGATGATCGACGATGACAACGAGGATGTGATCGCACACGAACTGTTTCACCACTGGTTCGGCGACCTGGTAACCTGCGAGTCATGGTCGAACCTGCCCCTGAATGAGTCGTTCGCCACCTACGGTGAGTATATGTGGATGGAACACAAATACGGGAGGGAGAAAGCCGATGAGCACCTCAACGAAGACCTCTTGAACTACCTCGGAGAAGCCACTTACAAACAGGTGGACCTGATCCGGTTCTATTATGACGACAGGGAAGACATGTTCGACGGACACTCCTACCAGAAAGGAGGCCGGGTGTTGCACATGCTTCGCAAATACGTGGGTGATGAGGCATTCTACGCTTCCCTCAGGAAATACCTTGAAGACAACAAATTTCAGAATGCCGAGATCCACAACCTGAGGATGGCATTCGAAGCCGTAACGGGCGAAGACCTGAACTGGTTCTTCAACCAGTGGTTCCTGGATAAAGGTCATCCCAGGCTTACATTCCACAGCTACTATAACGACACACTTCACCAGGAGATCGTTTACGTTGAACAAACCCAGAATCCCGACAGCACCCGGTACTTTAAGCTACCGATGCAAGTAGACATCTACCAGGCCGACGGACAAGTGGTGCGCCACGCCATCACCGCTGAAAAATCCAGCGAAAAATTTGTGTTCGATCTGCCGGAGAAACCCTATGTGGTGAATGTGGATGCGGAAAAGATGTTGCTTTGTGACAAGAAAGATGTGAAGGATGATGCGGAATGGCGGTACCTGTATATTAACGGACCGCTGTTCATGGATCGCCTGGAAGCCGTGGAAGCACTCGCCGAAAACGACACCCCTGAAAATCGTGCGCTGCTTACGGAAGCCATGAAAGATAAACAGGCATCCATTGCCCGAAAAGCACTCAATGCTTTATCAAAAATGGAGCTGGATGACAGCCTTGCCTTCCGCCAACAACTGGAAGATATGGCACAACACGGCAACTCAACCGACCTGCGTGCATCCGCAATGCGTAACCTAGCCAAACTATATCCGACGGACAACGGTGTGAAGGGTTTGATGCAAACGGCCCTGAACGACTCTTCCTACGAGGTACTTTCCACTGCGCTTACCGCATTGTGCAACATGGATTCAACCCAATGTGAGAAGTACACCTCTCCCTATGAAACGGTGAAGAACGAAAATGTTCAGCTGACCATCGCCGAGATGTACGGCAAATACGGTGTGAAAAACAAGAACGATTACTTCCAGCAGATTTATCCCTTTATCTCTGGGTACTCCAGGTACGGGTTCTACGACTCATATGGCAACTACCTGGAGAAGCAGCCGGACGAAGTAGTTGGGTCGGGACTTGACATCATGCAACAAGGTGCGCGCGATGAAAACCAATGGCAGGTGCGCTATGCCGCACTCGACGGTTTGATCCGGCTTCTGGTCCGCTATTACCACCAGGAAAACTATCTGAAACAGGAACTCGCCTCAGCCACTTCCGGCGGTGACAATAACGCTTCGGATGTGTTCATCAAGAAAGACCTGGATGTGACCAGTGCACAGAAGAAAAGAATTGTGGATATCCTTGAAGGATGTGAGAAAAGCGAACCACATAAGTTGCTGGCCGCCTACATCACACGTGAACTAGATGCCTTCAGAGCGGCTAGCTCCGGGAAATAA
- a CDS encoding biotin/lipoyl-binding protein, with translation MSEYHINVNCKKSFKVSLDQDSGWNGQLDGKPFSLDVVKEADGNWHVIRGHRSYRVDLLEAVPADKSFVFLINGQKHTVKVDDRFDQLLHSMGLDAHLAAKVDAVKAPMPGKVLKVQVQEGQEVAEGDALLVLEAMKMENVIKSPATSTVKKIHVEAGATVEKNQLLISF, from the coding sequence ATGTCGGAGTACCACATAAACGTAAACTGTAAAAAAAGTTTCAAAGTGAGTCTGGATCAGGATTCAGGCTGGAACGGCCAGTTGGATGGCAAGCCGTTTTCGCTGGATGTGGTGAAAGAAGCTGACGGAAACTGGCATGTGATCCGTGGGCATCGTTCTTACCGGGTGGACCTGCTTGAAGCGGTTCCTGCCGACAAATCCTTTGTTTTTCTGATCAATGGCCAAAAGCATACGGTTAAAGTAGACGATCGTTTTGACCAGTTGTTGCATTCGATGGGACTCGATGCGCACCTGGCCGCCAAGGTCGATGCGGTAAAAGCACCGATGCCGGGCAAGGTATTGAAGGTGCAGGTTCAGGAAGGCCAGGAAGTTGCCGAAGGAGATGCATTGCTTGTTCTGGAAGCGATGAAGATGGAGAACGTGATCAAATCGCCCGCCACCTCCACCGTGAAAAAAATACACGTGGAAGCAGGCGCAACGGTTGAAAAAAACCAGCTGCTCATCAGCTTCTGA
- a CDS encoding YceI family protein: MKHIPYYSLFLFAGTLLLSACGGSETEAPAEETPAAEAPAPAPTCKYSYDNSTTKAYWTAYKHTDKVEVKGTFDSLEVVQAAITDQPQDLLNGATFSIFTGSVNSSDATRDQKIVNFFFGKMTGGEVLTGSLSDVNGSADSGTVSVSLMMNGVENKLEGHYAIEGEELSLRADFDFNNWNAQASLDALQKACAEKHTGKDGVTKFWPEGKILIRTTIKKECDTAS, from the coding sequence ATGAAACACATACCTTATTATTCGCTATTCCTGTTTGCAGGAACCCTCCTTTTGTCTGCATGCGGTGGATCCGAAACGGAAGCCCCTGCAGAAGAAACCCCTGCAGCTGAAGCGCCGGCACCTGCGCCCACATGCAAGTACAGTTACGACAACAGCACCACCAAGGCTTACTGGACAGCCTATAAACACACCGATAAGGTGGAAGTCAAGGGCACGTTCGACAGCCTGGAAGTGGTGCAGGCGGCCATCACCGACCAGCCGCAGGATCTGCTGAACGGCGCTACGTTTTCGATTTTCACCGGCAGTGTGAACTCATCCGATGCCACCCGCGACCAGAAGATCGTGAACTTCTTTTTCGGAAAGATGACCGGCGGCGAGGTGCTCACGGGCAGCCTGAGTGATGTGAACGGTTCGGCCGATAGCGGCACCGTGTCCGTTTCCCTGATGATGAACGGCGTTGAGAACAAGCTGGAAGGCCATTATGCGATCGAAGGAGAAGAACTGTCGTTGCGTGCCGATTTCGATTTCAACAATTGGAACGCACAGGCGTCCCTGGACGCTTTGCAAAAGGCGTGTGCCGAAAAGCACACGGGCAAAGACGGGGTAACCAAGTTCTGGCCGGAAGGCAAGATACTCATCCGCACCACCATCAAAAAGGAATGCGATACGGCTAGCTAA
- a CDS encoding bifunctional hydroxymethylpyrimidine kinase/phosphomethylpyrimidine kinase, which translates to MSLLVIGTVAFDAIETPFGKTDRIIGGAATYIGLSASYFTQNINLVSVVGDDFPQSGMDMLTKRGINLDGLEIRKGEKSFFWSGRYHNDMNSRDTLVTELNVLETFNPILPDDYKRPDFVMLGNLAPNVQRQVLEQLPVRPKLIVMDTMNFWMDVAMDELRKTMAMVDVLSINDEEARQLAGDYSLVKAAQQIMEMGPKYLIIKKGEHGALLFHGKQVFFAPALPLEEVYDPTGAGDTFAGGFTGFLASRNAIDFENMKRAVIHGSAMASFCVEKFGTERLVNISDKELDNRLSDFVQLVQFDIDLVES; encoded by the coding sequence ATGAGTCTATTAGTTATCGGAACCGTAGCATTCGACGCCATTGAAACCCCCTTCGGGAAAACCGACCGCATCATAGGCGGTGCCGCCACCTACATAGGGCTTTCAGCTTCCTACTTCACACAAAATATCAACCTCGTTTCCGTGGTGGGCGACGACTTCCCCCAATCGGGCATGGACATGCTCACCAAACGCGGCATCAACCTGGACGGACTTGAAATTCGCAAAGGCGAGAAATCCTTCTTCTGGTCAGGTCGCTACCACAACGACATGAATTCCCGCGATACCCTCGTAACCGAGCTCAATGTATTGGAAACGTTCAACCCCATTCTTCCGGATGACTACAAACGGCCCGACTTCGTGATGCTGGGCAACCTGGCCCCCAACGTGCAACGCCAGGTGCTCGAACAGTTGCCCGTGCGCCCGAAGCTCATCGTGATGGACACCATGAATTTCTGGATGGATGTGGCCATGGACGAGCTCCGCAAAACCATGGCAATGGTGGACGTGCTCTCCATCAACGACGAAGAAGCCCGTCAGCTGGCCGGAGATTACTCACTTGTGAAAGCAGCCCAGCAGATCATGGAAATGGGCCCGAAATACCTCATCATCAAGAAAGGCGAACACGGCGCCCTCCTGTTCCACGGGAAACAGGTGTTCTTCGCGCCCGCCCTGCCCCTGGAGGAAGTGTACGACCCCACCGGCGCAGGTGATACATTCGCCGGCGGCTTCACCGGTTTCCTTGCCAGCCGCAACGCCATTGACTTTGAAAACATGAAACGGGCCGTCATTCACGGTTCGGCCATGGCCTCCTTCTGCGTGGAGAAATTCGGCACCGAACGCCTGGTAAACATTTCAGACAAGGAGTTGGACAACCGACTGAGTGATTTTGTTCAGCTGGTACAATTCGACATCGACCTGGTGGAAAGTTGA
- a CDS encoding T9SS type A sorting domain-containing protein — protein sequence MMNVKIIKLSALLILIGSGGTYAQDATLATGGDATGAGGSVSYSVGQVSYTHPVGSSGTVAEGVQQPYEIFIYTGTDVKNIQLGLSAYPNPATNYLMLDVSDTDPSTLNFQLLNLEGRLLESDQLENPHTTIELNHFPPGTYFLKVSDKDKAVKTFKIVKNQ from the coding sequence ATGATGAATGTAAAAATAATAAAACTAAGCGCCCTACTCATCCTTATTGGTTCCGGCGGTACATACGCCCAGGATGCCACACTGGCAACGGGCGGAGATGCCACCGGGGCGGGTGGCAGTGTAAGCTACTCGGTTGGCCAGGTATCTTACACACACCCGGTAGGTTCATCTGGAACTGTAGCGGAAGGGGTACAGCAGCCCTATGAAATCTTCATTTATACGGGCACGGATGTCAAAAACATCCAGTTGGGCCTTTCGGCATATCCCAACCCTGCCACCAACTACCTGATGTTGGATGTATCTGACACAGATCCCTCCACTTTGAATTTTCAGTTGTTGAACCTGGAAGGAAGGCTACTGGAAAGCGATCAGCTGGAAAACCCGCATACAACCATTGAGTTGAACCATTTCCCCCCGGGGACTTATTTCCTGAAGGTTTCCGACAAGGACAAAGCGGTTAAAACATTCAAAATTGTCAAGAATCAATAA
- a CDS encoding T9SS type A sorting domain-containing protein, which translates to MGTGYYLKVTGTLVDLYRNTDGATYPYDIGGVISLTGNNYTDQGYYYYFYDFEVEKPGCTGPRSKIDVDVCNVGIDGTAHEDFLKLYPNPAHDVLYYENTDAANRKATINIYTSATGQLVRTLSAGNAKAPSTGQLSKGMYFVQIYTENEILTTKKLVIQ; encoded by the coding sequence GTGGGAACCGGCTACTACCTGAAAGTGACAGGCACGCTGGTGGACCTCTACCGCAACACCGACGGTGCCACGTATCCCTACGACATAGGCGGGGTGATCTCGCTCACAGGTAACAACTACACCGACCAGGGTTACTACTATTACTTCTATGATTTTGAAGTGGAGAAACCGGGTTGTACCGGTCCGAGGAGCAAGATCGACGTAGACGTTTGCAATGTAGGGATCGACGGAACGGCACACGAAGATTTCCTGAAACTCTACCCGAATCCAGCCCACGACGTGTTGTATTATGAGAACACCGACGCGGCCAACCGGAAAGCCACCATCAACATCTACACCAGCGCCACCGGACAACTGGTGAGAACCTTGTCAGCCGGAAATGCGAAGGCTCCATCGACTGGCCAGCTGAGCAAAGGCATGTACTTCGTACAGATCTACACGGAGAATGAAATTCTCACGACGAAGAAACTGGTGATCCAATAG
- a CDS encoding pre-peptidase C-terminal domain-containing protein codes for MDALKRSVMALCCSFFLLGSAHAQQATSYRMGTMKEFTGTYSKAGKKGSATPTLKVGEKEFTLKINFDGNKENEYRVVGEILEGAKSGTFFYSGTRNGLQGHIIFFDAKEAYKIYSDEIGDVFIKPAKVSDFMCVGAAEDHTPEAERKAADAKYDGSPVSPAPPSYSSKPGARGVIYLDFDGENIASGGRWANGSAWYAQPLGFSDAKIKDIWTVMSEDYRPFDINVTTDRATYDAANRYRRIMCVWTSTQPAGSGGGGTYFYNAFNDGDNNSPALAFLTGDKSAAEVGSHECGHSFNLMHDGGGGDGEYWEGHGDYSVIMGNGYYLPIVQFSKGEYSGANNFEDDLSIITNSKNDVGYRTDDHGNTTATATLIDEASGTIDPAKYNGIIEKTTDKDYFEFTTSGGSVKIDFQSGMSGVHYSAPDLDIQARLLNENGTEVVKSDPTGLDASISTTVQAGTYYIEIDGVGAGNPSTTGYSDYGSLGYYEMSGSFPPGNNNNPPEILSVNINPNCNTYTFDASVKTLWMPCCGISVTTPHLPYTHLFQVRNVHREADRYQPERFR; via the coding sequence ATGGACGCACTTAAACGATCGGTGATGGCATTGTGCTGCAGTTTCTTCCTGCTTGGCTCGGCACATGCGCAGCAAGCAACAAGCTACAGGATGGGAACCATGAAGGAGTTTACCGGCACCTACAGCAAGGCAGGTAAAAAAGGATCTGCCACCCCTACCCTGAAGGTGGGAGAAAAGGAATTCACCCTGAAGATCAACTTCGACGGCAACAAAGAGAACGAGTATCGTGTGGTAGGAGAGATCCTGGAAGGTGCCAAGTCAGGCACGTTTTTCTACAGTGGCACTCGCAACGGCCTGCAAGGTCACATCATCTTCTTTGATGCAAAGGAAGCCTACAAGATCTACAGCGATGAGATCGGCGACGTTTTCATCAAGCCGGCCAAGGTGAGTGACTTCATGTGCGTGGGCGCTGCCGAAGACCATACTCCGGAAGCCGAAAGAAAAGCCGCAGATGCCAAATACGACGGCTCTCCCGTATCACCGGCGCCACCCTCCTACAGCAGCAAACCGGGCGCAAGGGGCGTCATCTACCTTGACTTCGATGGAGAGAACATCGCCTCCGGAGGTCGTTGGGCCAACGGATCTGCCTGGTATGCACAACCCCTAGGTTTCTCTGATGCAAAGATCAAGGACATCTGGACCGTCATGTCTGAAGACTATCGCCCCTTTGACATCAATGTAACCACAGACCGCGCAACCTACGATGCAGCCAACCGCTACAGAAGAATCATGTGCGTGTGGACCTCCACCCAACCCGCCGGCTCTGGCGGTGGCGGTACCTACTTCTACAACGCCTTCAACGACGGCGACAACAACTCACCGGCGCTTGCATTCCTGACGGGAGACAAATCAGCAGCCGAAGTGGGTTCCCACGAATGCGGTCACTCCTTCAACCTGATGCACGACGGCGGCGGCGGTGACGGCGAATACTGGGAAGGTCACGGCGACTACTCCGTGATCATGGGCAACGGTTACTACCTGCCCATCGTTCAGTTCAGCAAAGGAGAATACAGCGGTGCGAATAATTTTGAAGATGACCTCTCCATCATCACCAACAGCAAAAACGATGTCGGCTACAGAACCGACGACCACGGTAACACCACAGCAACAGCAACCCTCATCGATGAAGCTTCCGGCACCATCGACCCGGCCAAATACAACGGCATCATCGAAAAAACAACCGATAAGGATTACTTCGAGTTCACCACTTCCGGAGGATCTGTAAAGATCGATTTCCAGAGTGGCATGAGTGGCGTACACTACAGCGCACCCGACCTCGACATCCAGGCCCGACTCCTGAATGAGAATGGCACCGAAGTGGTGAAGTCAGACCCCACCGGACTTGATGCCAGCATTTCCACCACCGTACAGGCCGGAACATACTACATTGAGATTGACGGCGTGGGTGCCGGAAACCCAAGCACCACCGGCTACTCCGATTATGGTTCGCTGGGATACTACGAAATGTCGGGATCTTTCCCTCCGGGCAACAACAACAATCCGCCCGAAATTCTCTCGGTGAACATTAACCCGAACTGCAACACATACACCTTTGATGCAAGCGTAAAAACACTGTGGATGCCGTGTTGTGGGATTTCGGTGACAACACCACATCTACCATACACACACCTATTCCAAGTCCGGAACGTACACCGTGAAGCTGACCGTTACCAACCAGAACGGTTCCGATAA